The following are encoded together in the Pan troglodytes isolate AG18354 chromosome 6, NHGRI_mPanTro3-v2.0_pri, whole genome shotgun sequence genome:
- the RBM48 gene encoding RNA-binding protein 48 isoform X2, with protein sequence MASSGGELGSLFDHHVQRAVCDTRAKYREGRRPRAVKVYTINLESQYLLIQGVPAVGVMKELVERFALYGAIEQYNALDEYPAEDFTEVYLIKFMNLQSARTAKRKMDEQSFFGGLLHVCYAPEFETVEETRKKLQMRKAYVVKTTENKDHYVTKKKLVTEHKDTEDFREDLHSEMSGFCKAAEALNTSGGNSNPYLPYSCELPLCYFSSKCMCSSRGPVDRASDSSKDGRNHHKTMGHYNHNDSLRKTQINSLKNSVACPGAQKAITSSEAVDRFMPRTTQLQERKRRREDDRKLGTFLQTNPSGNEIMIGPLLPDISKVDMHDDSLNTTANLIRHKLKEVISSVPKPPEDKPEDVHTSHPLKQRRRI encoded by the exons ATGGCGTCGAGCGGCGGGGAGCTAGGGAGTTTATTTGATCACCACGTCCAGAGGGCGGTATGCGACACGCGGGCCAAATATCGGGAGGGACGACGGCCTCGTGCTGTGAAG GTATATACAATCAATTTGGAATCTCAGTACTTATTAATACAAGGAGTTCCTGCTGTGGGAGTCATGAAGGAATTAGTTGAGCGATTTGCTTTATATGGTGCAATTGAACAGTACAATGCTCTAGATGAATACCCAGCAgaagactttactgaagtttatCTTATTAAATTTATGAACTTACAAAGTGCAAG GACAGCCAAGAGAAAAATGGATGAACAGAGTTTCTTCGGTGGATTGCTTCATGTGTGCTATGCTCCAGAATTTGAAACAGttgaagaaactagaaaaaaactacaaatgcGGAAGGCATATGTAGTAAAAACTACTGAAAATAAAG ACCATTACGTGACAAAGAAGAAATTGGTTACAGAGCATAAAGACACAGAGGATTTTAGAGAAGACTTGCACTCAGAGATGTCTGGATTTTGTAAAGCTGCAGAAGCTCTGAACACTTCTGGAGGGAACTCAAATCCTTATCTTCCATATTCCTGTGAATTACCTTTATGTTATTTCTCCTCAAAATGTATGTGTTCATCCAGGGGACCTGTAGACAGAGCATCAGACTCCTCTAAGGATGGTAGAAACCATCATAAAACAATGGGGCATTATAACCACAATGACTCTTTGCGGAAAACACAGATAAACTCTTTGAAAAACTCAGTGGCCTGCCCTGGTGCACAAAAGGCTATTACGTCTTCAGAGGCAGTTGACAGATTTATGCCTAGGACAACACAACTGCAGGAGcgcaaaagaagaagagaagatgatCGTAAACTTGGAACTTTTCTTCAAACAAACCCAAGTGGTAATGAGATTATGATTGGACCTCTGTTACCAGACATCTCTAAAGTGGATATGCACGATGACTCATTGAATACAACGGCGAATTTAATTCGGCATAAACTTAAAGAG gtaaTTTCATCTGTGCCAAAGCCTCCAGAGGACAAACCAGAAGATGTACATACAAGTCATCCActaaaacaaagaagaagaatATAG
- the RBM48 gene encoding RNA-binding protein 48 isoform X1, which translates to MASSGGELGSLFDHHVQRAVCDTRAKYREGRRPRAVKVYTINLESQYLLIQGVPAVGVMKELVERFALYGAIEQYNALDEYPAEDFTEVYLIKFMNLQSARTAKRKMDEQSFFGGLLHVCYAPEFETVEETRKKLQMRKAYVVKTTENKDHYVTKKKLVTEHKDTEDFREDLHSEMSGFCKAAEALNTSGGNSNPYLPYSCELPLCYFSSKCMCSSRGPVDRASDSSKDGRNHHKTMGHYNHNDSLRKTQINSLKNSVACPGAQKAITSSEAVDRFMPRTTQLQERKRRREDDRKLGTFLQTNPSGNEIMIGPLLPDISKVDMHDDSLNTTANLIRHKLKEVRLFLKNYSKTRFGYRIKWRIICGNDSTVIFFHFLVF; encoded by the exons ATGGCGTCGAGCGGCGGGGAGCTAGGGAGTTTATTTGATCACCACGTCCAGAGGGCGGTATGCGACACGCGGGCCAAATATCGGGAGGGACGACGGCCTCGTGCTGTGAAG GTATATACAATCAATTTGGAATCTCAGTACTTATTAATACAAGGAGTTCCTGCTGTGGGAGTCATGAAGGAATTAGTTGAGCGATTTGCTTTATATGGTGCAATTGAACAGTACAATGCTCTAGATGAATACCCAGCAgaagactttactgaagtttatCTTATTAAATTTATGAACTTACAAAGTGCAAG GACAGCCAAGAGAAAAATGGATGAACAGAGTTTCTTCGGTGGATTGCTTCATGTGTGCTATGCTCCAGAATTTGAAACAGttgaagaaactagaaaaaaactacaaatgcGGAAGGCATATGTAGTAAAAACTACTGAAAATAAAG ACCATTACGTGACAAAGAAGAAATTGGTTACAGAGCATAAAGACACAGAGGATTTTAGAGAAGACTTGCACTCAGAGATGTCTGGATTTTGTAAAGCTGCAGAAGCTCTGAACACTTCTGGAGGGAACTCAAATCCTTATCTTCCATATTCCTGTGAATTACCTTTATGTTATTTCTCCTCAAAATGTATGTGTTCATCCAGGGGACCTGTAGACAGAGCATCAGACTCCTCTAAGGATGGTAGAAACCATCATAAAACAATGGGGCATTATAACCACAATGACTCTTTGCGGAAAACACAGATAAACTCTTTGAAAAACTCAGTGGCCTGCCCTGGTGCACAAAAGGCTATTACGTCTTCAGAGGCAGTTGACAGATTTATGCCTAGGACAACACAACTGCAGGAGcgcaaaagaagaagagaagatgatCGTAAACTTGGAACTTTTCTTCAAACAAACCCAAGTGGTAATGAGATTATGATTGGACCTCTGTTACCAGACATCTCTAAAGTGGATATGCACGATGACTCATTGAATACAACGGCGAATTTAATTCGGCATAAACTTAAAGAGgtaaggttatttttaaaaaactattctaaGACACGATTTGGTTATAGGATTAAATGGAGAATTATTTGTGGGAACGATagtactgtaattttttttcactttttagtgttttga
- the RBM48 gene encoding RNA-binding protein 48 isoform X3, with translation MKELVERFALYGAIEQYNALDEYPAEDFTEVYLIKFMNLQSARTAKRKMDEQSFFGGLLHVCYAPEFETVEETRKKLQMRKAYVVKTTENKDHYVTKKKLVTEHKDTEDFREDLHSEMSGFCKAAEALNTSGGNSNPYLPYSCELPLCYFSSKCMCSSRGPVDRASDSSKDGRNHHKTMGHYNHNDSLRKTQINSLKNSVACPGAQKAITSSEAVDRFMPRTTQLQERKRRREDDRKLGTFLQTNPSGNEIMIGPLLPDISKVDMHDDSLNTTANLIRHKLKEVISSVPKPPEDKPEDVHTSHPLKQRRRI, from the exons ATGAAGGAATTAGTTGAGCGATTTGCTTTATATGGTGCAATTGAACAGTACAATGCTCTAGATGAATACCCAGCAgaagactttactgaagtttatCTTATTAAATTTATGAACTTACAAAGTGCAAG GACAGCCAAGAGAAAAATGGATGAACAGAGTTTCTTCGGTGGATTGCTTCATGTGTGCTATGCTCCAGAATTTGAAACAGttgaagaaactagaaaaaaactacaaatgcGGAAGGCATATGTAGTAAAAACTACTGAAAATAAAG ACCATTACGTGACAAAGAAGAAATTGGTTACAGAGCATAAAGACACAGAGGATTTTAGAGAAGACTTGCACTCAGAGATGTCTGGATTTTGTAAAGCTGCAGAAGCTCTGAACACTTCTGGAGGGAACTCAAATCCTTATCTTCCATATTCCTGTGAATTACCTTTATGTTATTTCTCCTCAAAATGTATGTGTTCATCCAGGGGACCTGTAGACAGAGCATCAGACTCCTCTAAGGATGGTAGAAACCATCATAAAACAATGGGGCATTATAACCACAATGACTCTTTGCGGAAAACACAGATAAACTCTTTGAAAAACTCAGTGGCCTGCCCTGGTGCACAAAAGGCTATTACGTCTTCAGAGGCAGTTGACAGATTTATGCCTAGGACAACACAACTGCAGGAGcgcaaaagaagaagagaagatgatCGTAAACTTGGAACTTTTCTTCAAACAAACCCAAGTGGTAATGAGATTATGATTGGACCTCTGTTACCAGACATCTCTAAAGTGGATATGCACGATGACTCATTGAATACAACGGCGAATTTAATTCGGCATAAACTTAAAGAG gtaaTTTCATCTGTGCCAAAGCCTCCAGAGGACAAACCAGAAGATGTACATACAAGTCATCCActaaaacaaagaagaagaatATAG